One Streptomyces mobaraensis NBRC 13819 = DSM 40847 DNA segment encodes these proteins:
- a CDS encoding IclR family transcriptional regulator translates to MARTIQSLERAAAMLRLLAGGERRLGLSDVASALGLAKGTAHGILRTLQQEGFVEQDPASGRYQLGAELLRLGNSYLDVHELRARALVWADDLARASGESVYLGVLHQQGVLIIHHVFRPDDSRQVLEVGAMHPLHSTALGKVLCAYDPVAHSQLTETGPEAFTDRTVTDLAGLEGMLDLTRARGWAADVEETWAGVASVAAPIHDRRRMPVGAVGVTGAVERVCEGGELRPQLIAAVRDCARAVSRDLGAGRF, encoded by the coding sequence ATGGCACGGACCATCCAGTCGCTCGAACGGGCGGCGGCGATGCTGCGGCTGCTCGCGGGCGGCGAGCGGAGGCTGGGGCTGTCGGACGTCGCCTCCGCGCTGGGGCTCGCCAAGGGCACCGCGCACGGCATCCTGCGCACGCTCCAGCAGGAGGGGTTCGTGGAGCAGGACCCGGCCTCCGGGCGCTACCAGCTGGGCGCCGAACTCCTCCGGCTGGGCAACAGCTACCTGGACGTCCACGAGCTGCGCGCCCGCGCGCTGGTCTGGGCGGACGACCTGGCCCGGGCCAGCGGCGAGAGCGTCTACCTCGGCGTCCTCCACCAGCAGGGCGTCCTGATCATCCACCACGTCTTCCGGCCGGACGACAGCCGCCAGGTGCTGGAGGTCGGCGCGATGCACCCGCTGCACAGCACCGCCCTCGGCAAGGTGCTGTGCGCCTACGACCCGGTGGCCCACAGCCAGCTCACCGAGACCGGCCCCGAGGCGTTCACCGACCGCACCGTGACCGACCTCGCGGGCCTGGAGGGGATGCTGGACCTCACCCGCGCCCGGGGCTGGGCCGCGGACGTCGAGGAGACCTGGGCGGGCGTCGCGTCCGTCGCCGCCCCGATCCACGACCGGCGTCGGATGCCGGTCGGCGCGGTGGGCGTCACGGGCGCCGTCGAGCGCGTCTGCGAGGGCGGCGAGCTGCGGCCGCAGCTGATCGCGGCGGTACGGGACTGCGCCCGCGCGGTCTCCCGCGACCTCGGCGCCGGCCGGTTCTGA
- a CDS encoding MIP/aquaporin family protein, producing MSSSDIFIGETIGTAVLILLGGGVCAAVTLKRSKALNAGWLAITFGWGFAVLTGAYIAKPSGAHLNPAVTIGLAIDGGTKWSDVPLYIGSQMLGAMIGATLVWITYYGQFQAHLTDPELVATLNPKEGMVDQTATPQAGPVLGIFSTGPEIRNVVQNLATEIIGTAVLVLAILTQGLTEGLAVSGTGVLMTAFVVVGIGLSLGGPTGYAINPARDLGPRIVHALLPLPNKGGSDWSYAWIPVVGPLAGAALAAGIHKLAF from the coding sequence GTGTCCAGCTCCGACATCTTCATCGGCGAGACCATCGGTACCGCCGTCTTGATTCTGCTCGGCGGTGGCGTCTGCGCCGCCGTCACCCTGAAGCGCTCGAAGGCGCTGAACGCGGGCTGGCTCGCCATCACCTTCGGGTGGGGCTTCGCCGTGCTGACGGGCGCGTACATCGCGAAGCCCTCCGGCGCCCACCTCAACCCGGCCGTCACCATCGGCCTGGCCATAGACGGCGGCACCAAGTGGAGTGACGTTCCGCTCTACATCGGCTCCCAGATGCTCGGCGCGATGATCGGCGCCACCCTGGTCTGGATCACCTACTACGGGCAGTTCCAGGCCCACCTGACCGACCCCGAGCTGGTGGCCACGCTCAACCCCAAGGAGGGGATGGTCGACCAGACCGCCACTCCGCAGGCCGGCCCGGTGCTCGGCATCTTCTCCACCGGTCCGGAGATCCGGAACGTCGTGCAGAACCTCGCGACCGAGATCATCGGCACCGCCGTGCTCGTGCTCGCCATCCTCACCCAGGGCCTGACGGAGGGTCTGGCCGTCAGCGGCACCGGCGTCCTGATGACCGCGTTCGTGGTCGTCGGCATCGGCCTCTCGCTGGGCGGCCCCACCGGTTACGCGATCAACCCCGCGCGCGACCTCGGCCCGCGTATCGTGCATGCGCTGCTTCCGCTGCCCAACAAGGGCGGATCCGACTGGTCCTACGCCTGGATCCCGGTGGTCGGCCCGCTGGCCGGCGCCGCCCTGGCGGCAGGCATCCACAAGCTCGCGTTCTGA
- the glpK gene encoding glycerol kinase GlpK — translation MTSTHGHGPFIAAIDQGTTSSRCIVFDRDGRIVSVDQKEHEQIFPKPGWVEHDAKEIWENVQQVVAGAVEKAGITAADVKAIGITNQRETTLMWDKNTGEPVHNAIVWQDTRTDALCRELGRNVGQDRFRRETGLPLASYFSGPKVRWLLDNVEGLRERAERGDILFGTMDSWVIWNLTGGVDGGVHVTDVTNASRTMLMNLRTLEWEERILSSMGIPAAVLPEIRSSAEVYGNAKGGALDGVPVASALGDQQAALFGQTCYDQGEAKSTYGTGTFMLMNTGTEPVQSYNGLLTTVGYRIGDQKPVYALEGSIAVTGSLVQWMRDQMGLIKSAAEIETLASSVEDNGGAYFVPAFSGLFAPYWRSDARGVIAGLTRYVTKAHIARAVLEATAWQTREITDAMTKDSGVELTALKVDGGMTSNNLLMQTLSDFLDAPVVRPMVAETTCLGAAYAAGLAVGFWPDTDALRANWRRAAEWTPRMDADKRDSEYKNWLKAVERTMGWIDDES, via the coding sequence ATGACCAGCACCCACGGGCACGGCCCGTTCATCGCGGCCATCGACCAGGGCACGACGTCCTCCCGCTGCATCGTCTTCGACCGCGACGGCCGCATCGTCTCCGTCGACCAGAAGGAGCACGAGCAGATCTTCCCCAAGCCGGGCTGGGTCGAGCACGACGCCAAGGAGATCTGGGAGAACGTCCAGCAGGTCGTCGCCGGTGCCGTCGAGAAGGCCGGCATCACGGCCGCCGACGTCAAGGCGATCGGCATCACCAACCAGCGTGAGACCACGCTGATGTGGGACAAGAACACCGGTGAGCCCGTCCACAACGCCATCGTCTGGCAGGACACCCGCACCGACGCCCTCTGCCGCGAGCTCGGCCGCAACGTGGGCCAGGACCGCTTCCGCCGCGAGACCGGCCTCCCGCTGGCCTCCTACTTCTCCGGCCCCAAGGTCCGCTGGCTGCTGGACAACGTCGAGGGCCTGCGCGAGCGCGCCGAGCGCGGCGACATCCTCTTCGGCACCATGGACTCCTGGGTCATCTGGAACCTCACCGGTGGTGTGGACGGCGGTGTGCACGTCACGGACGTCACCAACGCCTCCCGCACCATGCTGATGAACCTCCGCACCCTGGAGTGGGAGGAGCGCATCCTCTCCTCCATGGGCATCCCGGCCGCCGTGCTGCCGGAGATCCGCTCCTCCGCCGAGGTCTACGGCAACGCCAAGGGCGGCGCCCTGGACGGCGTCCCCGTCGCCTCCGCGCTCGGCGACCAGCAGGCCGCCCTCTTCGGCCAGACCTGCTACGACCAGGGCGAGGCCAAGTCCACCTACGGCACCGGCACGTTCATGCTGATGAACACCGGCACCGAGCCCGTCCAGTCGTACAACGGCCTGCTGACGACCGTCGGTTACCGCATCGGCGACCAGAAGCCCGTCTACGCCCTGGAAGGCTCCATCGCCGTCACCGGTTCGCTGGTGCAGTGGATGCGCGACCAGATGGGCCTCATCAAGTCCGCCGCGGAGATCGAGACCCTCGCCTCCAGCGTCGAGGACAACGGCGGCGCCTACTTCGTCCCGGCCTTCTCCGGCCTGTTCGCCCCCTACTGGCGCTCCGACGCGCGCGGTGTCATCGCGGGCCTGACCCGCTACGTCACCAAGGCGCACATCGCCCGCGCCGTCCTCGAGGCGACCGCCTGGCAGACCCGCGAGATCACCGACGCCATGACCAAGGACTCCGGCGTCGAGCTGACCGCGCTCAAGGTCGACGGCGGCATGACCTCCAACAACTTGCTGATGCAGACCCTCTCGGACTTCCTGGACGCGCCCGTGGTGCGCCCGATGGTCGCCGAGACGACCTGCCTCGGCGCCGCCTACGCCGCCGGCCTGGCCGTCGGCTTCTGGCCCGACACCGACGCCCTCCGCGCCAACTGGCGCCGGGCCGCCGAGTGGACCCCCCGCATGGACGCTGACAAGCGTGACAGCGAGTACAAGAACTGGCTCAAGGCCGTCGAGCGGACCATGGGCTGGATCGACGACGAGAGCTGA
- a CDS encoding glycerol-3-phosphate dehydrogenase/oxidase: MTTPQSVPTLGTHPAAGANPGRAETRERLSNATYDLLVIGGGILGTSVAWHAAQSGLRVAMVDAGDFAGATSSASSKLVHGGLRYLQTGAVKLVAENHHERRVLAKDVAPHLVNPLTFYLPVYKGGPVGAAKLGAGVFAYSALSAFGDGVGKVISPSRAKADNPGLRTDNLKAVAVYYDHQMNDSRVAVMTVRAAVESGAVVLNHAEVTGLRFTHGKVSGAELKDRIDGAEFGIDARVVLNATGPWVDHLRKMEDKGAAPSIRLSKGAHIVMKRKSPWKAAMATPIDKYRITFALPWEDQLLLGTTDTQYEGDPADVRATEEDIQQILDEAAYSIVDEDLDRSLMTYAFAGLRVLPGGPGDVAQAKRETVVTEGKGGMLSVAGGKWTTYRHIGRTVMNKLAKVPGSPLTEEMEPVSNLVRRTPLPGVANPNAVAHRLLVDREPGTRMDPLTARHLATHYGSLSFDIARMVNENPELGERIHPDGPEIWAQVAYARDHEWAETVDDVLRRRTTLTIRGLDDENVRTRVKDMLERKG; encoded by the coding sequence ATGACTACCCCGCAGAGCGTGCCCACCCTGGGAACGCACCCGGCCGCCGGTGCCAACCCGGGCCGCGCCGAGACCCGGGAGCGCCTGTCCAACGCGACGTACGACCTCCTGGTCATCGGTGGCGGCATCCTGGGCACCTCGGTCGCCTGGCACGCCGCGCAGTCGGGACTGCGGGTCGCGATGGTGGACGCCGGCGACTTCGCCGGCGCCACCTCCTCCGCGTCCTCCAAGCTCGTCCACGGCGGTCTGCGCTACCTGCAGACCGGCGCGGTCAAGCTGGTCGCGGAGAACCACCACGAGCGCCGGGTGCTGGCCAAGGACGTGGCCCCGCACCTGGTCAACCCGCTCACCTTCTACCTGCCCGTCTACAAGGGCGGACCGGTCGGCGCCGCCAAGCTCGGCGCCGGTGTCTTCGCCTACTCGGCGCTGTCCGCCTTCGGCGACGGCGTCGGCAAGGTGATCTCGCCGTCCCGCGCCAAGGCCGACAACCCCGGTCTGCGCACGGACAACCTCAAGGCCGTCGCGGTCTACTACGACCACCAGATGAACGACTCCCGCGTGGCGGTCATGACCGTCCGCGCGGCCGTCGAGTCCGGCGCGGTCGTCCTCAACCACGCCGAGGTCACCGGCCTGCGCTTCACGCACGGCAAGGTCTCCGGCGCGGAGCTCAAGGACCGTATCGACGGCGCCGAGTTCGGCATCGACGCCCGTGTGGTGCTCAACGCCACCGGCCCGTGGGTCGACCACCTGCGCAAGATGGAGGACAAGGGCGCGGCCCCCTCCATCCGCCTCTCCAAGGGCGCGCACATCGTGATGAAGCGCAAGTCGCCGTGGAAGGCCGCCATGGCCACCCCGATCGACAAGTACCGCATCACCTTCGCCCTCCCCTGGGAGGACCAGCTCCTCCTCGGCACCACCGACACCCAGTACGAGGGCGACCCGGCCGACGTGCGCGCCACCGAGGAGGACATCCAGCAGATCCTGGACGAGGCCGCCTACTCCATCGTCGACGAGGACCTCGACCGCTCCCTGATGACCTACGCGTTCGCCGGCCTGCGGGTGCTGCCCGGCGGCCCCGGCGACGTGGCCCAGGCCAAGCGCGAGACCGTGGTCACCGAGGGCAAGGGCGGCATGCTGTCCGTCGCCGGCGGCAAGTGGACCACGTACCGCCACATCGGCCGTACGGTCATGAACAAGCTGGCCAAGGTACCCGGCAGCCCGCTGACCGAGGAGATGGAGCCCGTCTCCAACCTGGTCCGCCGCACCCCGCTGCCCGGCGTCGCCAACCCCAACGCCGTCGCCCACCGCCTGCTCGTGGACCGCGAGCCCGGCACCCGGATGGACCCGCTGACGGCCCGTCACCTCGCCACGCACTACGGCTCGCTGTCCTTCGACATCGCGCGCATGGTCAACGAGAACCCGGAGCTCGGCGAGCGCATCCACCCCGACGGCCCGGAGATCTGGGCCCAGGTCGCCTACGCCCGCGACCACGAGTGGGCGGAGACGGTCGACGACGTGCTGCGCCGCCGCACCACGCTGACCATCCGCGGCCTGGACGACGAGAACGTCCGCACCCGGGTCAAGGACATGCTGGAGCGCAAGGGCTGA
- a CDS encoding PAC2 family protein, which translates to MIELEGVPELIDPVMICAFEGWNDAGDAASSAVAHLDREWKGEVFAALDAEDYYDFQVNRPTVWLDGGVRKITWPTTRLSVVRTGGAGGSRGTGEAGDAGGTGGIGDSGGIGGPLGIGGSKGPRDLVLVRGIEPSMRWRSFCNEILGFAHELGVEMVVILGSLLGDTPHTRPVPVSGVTSDPDLARTMDLEESRYEGPTGIVGILQEACTHAGVPTVSLWAAVPHYVSQPPNPKATLALLNRLEDLIDLRIPQGDLPEDARAWQLGVDQLAAEDSEVAEYVQSLEQARDTADLPEASGEAIAREFERYLRRRDGQSGPGAGPGPAGGPGGPAGPGAVPGPGQPGGLAAEPGFGEPGGRDASYLRDTTSGRTRPPRRAPKEQAEGAEGGEGASGSASGSGSASGSGSASGSGSASGSGSASASGSGSGSGEEGRTGGERGGGEDENGPPRQGE; encoded by the coding sequence GTGATCGAGCTTGAGGGAGTTCCCGAGCTGATCGACCCGGTCATGATCTGTGCCTTCGAGGGCTGGAACGACGCGGGAGACGCCGCCTCCAGTGCGGTCGCGCACCTGGACCGGGAGTGGAAGGGCGAGGTCTTCGCCGCGCTGGACGCGGAGGACTACTACGACTTCCAGGTCAACCGGCCCACCGTCTGGCTGGACGGCGGGGTCCGTAAGATCACCTGGCCGACGACCCGGCTGTCCGTGGTGCGCACCGGCGGCGCGGGCGGTTCGCGGGGCACGGGTGAGGCCGGGGACGCCGGGGGCACGGGTGGCATCGGGGACTCGGGTGGCATCGGGGGACCATTGGGCATCGGGGGCTCGAAGGGCCCGCGTGACCTGGTGCTCGTCCGGGGCATCGAGCCGAGCATGCGCTGGCGTTCGTTCTGCAACGAGATCCTGGGCTTCGCCCACGAACTGGGCGTGGAGATGGTGGTGATCCTGGGCTCGCTGCTCGGCGACACCCCACACACCCGGCCGGTGCCGGTCAGCGGGGTCACGTCCGACCCCGACCTGGCGCGCACCATGGATCTCGAGGAGTCCCGCTACGAGGGCCCGACCGGCATCGTCGGCATCCTCCAGGAGGCGTGCACGCACGCGGGCGTGCCCACCGTGAGCCTGTGGGCGGCGGTGCCGCACTACGTGTCGCAGCCGCCGAACCCCAAGGCCACGCTGGCCCTCCTCAACCGCCTCGAGGACCTGATCGACCTGCGCATCCCGCAGGGCGACCTGCCCGAGGACGCGCGCGCCTGGCAGCTCGGCGTGGACCAGCTGGCGGCGGAGGACAGCGAGGTGGCCGAGTACGTCCAGTCGCTGGAGCAGGCACGGGACACGGCGGACCTGCCGGAGGCGTCGGGCGAGGCCATCGCCCGCGAGTTCGAGCGCTACCTGCGGCGGCGGGACGGGCAGTCGGGGCCGGGGGCCGGTCCCGGGCCGGCCGGCGGTCCCGGCGGTCCTGCCGGTCCCGGCGCGGTTCCGGGGCCGGGGCAGCCGGGCGGCCTGGCGGCCGAACCGGGGTTCGGCGAGCCGGGCGGCCGGGACGCCTCGTACCTGCGTGACACGACGAGCGGACGGACGCGTCCGCCGCGCCGGGCGCCCAAGGAGCAGGCGGAGGGGGCCGAGGGCGGCGAAGGCGCTTCGGGCTCGGCTTCCGGTTCGGGCTCGGCTTCCGGTTCGGGCTCGGCTTCCGGTTCGGGCTCGGCTTCCGGTTCGGGCTCGGCTTCGGCTTCCGGCTCCGGCTCCGGCTCCGGCGAGGAGGGCCGTACCGGCGGCGAGCGCGGCGGCGGTGAGGACGAGAACGGTCCGCCGCGACAGGGCGAGTAG
- a CDS encoding bleomycin resistance protein translates to MAETTIPILPCPDLRPVLDFYTALGFEVTHHQTSPNPYAVVRYGGIELHFFGVKQHDPATSYSTCYVRTDDVDGLHEAFRRGLKEAYGKVPTRGLPRFGAVRDTSHGVRQFLMTDPGGNCVRIGTVTSDDQSHRPAPKETFARALHYASLFADSKGDAAGAARVIDRALRTEGERPTAVQLLRLLVLRADVAGRLGDEAAREEALAGAAAVELTAEERESFRDDLARLGELRG, encoded by the coding sequence ATGGCCGAGACGACGATTCCCATCCTTCCCTGCCCGGACCTTCGCCCCGTGCTCGACTTCTACACCGCCCTCGGGTTCGAGGTGACGCACCATCAGACGAGTCCCAACCCCTACGCCGTGGTCCGGTACGGCGGGATCGAGTTGCACTTCTTCGGTGTGAAGCAGCATGATCCCGCCACCTCGTACAGCACCTGCTACGTCCGCACGGACGACGTCGACGGGCTGCACGAGGCGTTCCGCAGGGGGTTGAAGGAGGCGTACGGGAAGGTGCCGACGCGTGGGTTGCCGCGGTTCGGGGCGGTGCGGGACACCTCGCACGGGGTGCGGCAGTTCCTGATGACGGACCCGGGCGGCAACTGCGTCCGGATCGGGACCGTGACGAGCGACGATCAGAGCCACCGGCCCGCGCCGAAGGAGACGTTCGCCCGGGCGCTGCACTACGCGTCGCTGTTCGCGGACTCCAAGGGTGACGCGGCCGGCGCCGCCCGTGTCATCGACCGGGCGCTGCGCACGGAGGGCGAACGCCCCACGGCCGTGCAGCTGTTGCGGCTGCTGGTGCTGCGGGCGGACGTCGCCGGACGGCTCGGGGACGAGGCGGCCCGGGAGGAGGCGTTGGCCGGGGCCGCCGCCGTCGAACTCACCGCCGAGGAGCGGGAGTCCTTCCGCGACGACCTCGCCCGGCTCGGCGAACTGCGCGGCTGA
- a CDS encoding ribosome-inactivating family protein, producing the protein MRKSRLTRSLLLSGVGLAMAVTGTLTTAGTAEARTEWRHMSHVYVDLADEGASDHQRDAYSAFVQSLRNAAAGYNTQETQLENVGIIQASLTAPDDRGNRHQVRIWINPSNLYVWGFSTESGTTYQFNDINGALGSRLAETTTPRPDVNTNVQTLNFGSNYNSLSGTAGRGREAMTISYNDIRASLVQLATVNNPNSGNERQNTARSLSLVVQMLSEAARFNDVEGTFRTAMGTWEFQYGLPHQQQELENSWDSLSEYYQRVSAGQNATAPFIPSIGTVNGLDQVRRYLRLALGSTNMANGNWNHDEL; encoded by the coding sequence ATGCGCAAGTCCCGGCTCACCCGCTCCCTCCTCCTGTCCGGTGTCGGCCTGGCGATGGCCGTCACGGGCACGCTCACCACCGCCGGCACCGCCGAGGCGCGCACCGAGTGGCGCCACATGTCGCACGTGTACGTCGACCTGGCGGATGAGGGTGCCAGTGACCACCAGCGCGACGCCTACTCGGCGTTCGTCCAGAGCCTGCGCAACGCCGCAGCCGGGTACAACACCCAGGAGACGCAGCTCGAGAACGTCGGCATCATCCAGGCGTCGCTGACCGCGCCCGACGACCGCGGCAACCGGCACCAGGTGCGCATCTGGATCAACCCCTCCAACCTCTACGTCTGGGGTTTCTCCACGGAGAGCGGCACCACCTACCAGTTCAACGACATCAACGGCGCCCTGGGCAGCCGGCTGGCGGAGACCACCACCCCGCGTCCGGACGTCAACACCAACGTCCAGACGCTGAACTTCGGTTCCAACTACAACTCCCTCAGCGGCACGGCCGGCCGCGGCCGGGAGGCCATGACGATCAGCTACAACGACATCCGGGCCTCCCTCGTGCAGCTGGCCACGGTCAACAACCCGAACAGCGGCAACGAGCGCCAGAACACGGCGCGTTCGCTCAGCCTGGTGGTCCAGATGCTCTCCGAGGCCGCCCGTTTCAACGACGTCGAGGGCACCTTCCGCACCGCCATGGGGACGTGGGAGTTCCAGTACGGCCTGCCGCACCAGCAGCAGGAGCTGGAGAACTCCTGGGACTCCCTCTCCGAGTACTACCAGCGCGTCTCGGCGGGCCAGAACGCCACGGCCCCCTTCATCCCGTCGATCGGCACGGTGAACGGCCTCGACCAGGTGCGCCGCTACCTTCGCCTGGCCCTGGGCAGCACCAACATGGCCAACGGCAACTGGAACCACGACGAGCTCTGA
- a CDS encoding ASCH domain-containing protein, with protein MEPTAGLPRVEFAFPGPLRDRLVAAVLDGSKISTTGLVVDYEHEGEALPRVGERSVVVDSDDRPVAVIEVTDVRVVPLSEVDFAHVVDEGEGDASVAEWRANHEAFWHSDEMREALDDPEFTVDDSTLVVLQRFRLVTDPREGAGAGR; from the coding sequence ATGGAACCCACCGCCGGCCTGCCCCGCGTCGAGTTCGCCTTTCCCGGGCCTCTCCGGGACCGTCTCGTCGCCGCCGTTCTCGACGGCTCGAAGATTTCCACCACCGGACTGGTCGTCGACTACGAACACGAGGGCGAGGCGCTGCCCCGGGTCGGGGAGCGGAGCGTGGTCGTCGACTCCGACGACCGTCCGGTGGCGGTCATCGAGGTGACGGACGTACGCGTCGTGCCGCTGTCCGAGGTGGACTTCGCGCACGTCGTCGACGAGGGCGAGGGCGACGCCTCCGTCGCCGAATGGCGGGCCAACCACGAGGCGTTCTGGCACAGCGACGAGATGCGGGAGGCCCTGGACGACCCGGAGTTCACGGTGGACGACTCCACCCTGGTGGTGCTGCAGCGGTTCCGCCTGGTGACGGATCCGAGGGAGGGAGCCGGGGCCGGGCGGTAG
- a CDS encoding response regulator yields MSVRVLLVDDQPLMLVGLAILIGDTDDLEVVGEAGDGREAVRLVRELRPDVVVMDIRMPGVNGIEATRQATAEPDPPKVLVLTTFDDDEYVYGALRAGASGFLLKSMALDAILDAIRVVAAGDALIAPSVTRRLIADFAGTPGPPAPEPDAEPAADSSPIAGITDREREVLALVGQGLSNTEIAERLVISAATAKTHVARLFAKLGARDRVHLAITAFETGLVPRRR; encoded by the coding sequence ATGAGCGTGCGGGTGCTGCTGGTCGACGACCAGCCGCTGATGCTGGTCGGGCTCGCGATCCTGATCGGCGACACCGACGACCTGGAGGTGGTCGGCGAGGCCGGCGACGGCCGCGAGGCGGTGCGCCTGGTGCGTGAACTGCGGCCGGACGTCGTGGTGATGGACATCCGGATGCCGGGCGTGAACGGGATCGAGGCGACCCGGCAGGCGACCGCCGAGCCGGACCCGCCCAAGGTCCTGGTGCTGACGACCTTCGACGACGACGAGTACGTCTACGGTGCCCTGCGCGCCGGGGCAAGCGGATTCCTGCTCAAGAGCATGGCCCTGGACGCGATCCTGGACGCGATCCGCGTGGTGGCCGCGGGCGACGCGTTGATCGCGCCGAGCGTGACCCGACGGCTGATCGCGGACTTCGCCGGAACGCCCGGCCCCCCGGCCCCCGAACCGGACGCCGAGCCCGCCGCGGACTCGAGTCCCATCGCGGGGATCACCGACCGGGAGCGCGAGGTGCTGGCACTGGTCGGACAGGGATTGTCGAACACCGAGATAGCCGAGCGGCTGGTGATCAGCGCGGCGACCGCGAAGACCCATGTGGCACGCCTGTTCGCCAAGCTCGGGGCTCGGGACCGCGTCCACCTGGCGATCACCGCCTTCGAAACCGGACTTGTGCCGCGTAGGCGGTAG
- a CDS encoding sensor histidine kinase, which produces MEQLLQRLSTSKRVTWLMSQAVVLTTTCLYALILALTMLPTDWAHYDGLFRFPDLEPFQMLGLCVVLALPVLLVRRLPTVVFAVVLGEAVLGDAFGARPLIVFVLLVGLDWYLAVRRPRAAAVGSVAAVAAAFLNDLHEREQNVGDAAQWAGQFALWFAVAWVFGGVYRKRREYLEALREQTAARVVMAERLRIARELHDSVAHSIGIITVLSGAAARVVETKPEQTRQALTGIETTSRETLLELQRMLGALRRAKPDDAMPQAAPLAPAGSLADVPQLAERTAGAGVRVHVTWRGERRPLPPEIELSAFRIVQESVTNVVRHSGARTCRVAVGYEPTGVTIEVVDDGGDGDDGLGGPGRPRLPAAAGGSGFGLLGMRERVTLLSGQFSAGRRPEGGFRVAARLPA; this is translated from the coding sequence ATGGAACAGCTTCTCCAGCGTCTGTCGACATCCAAGCGCGTGACCTGGCTGATGTCACAGGCCGTGGTGCTGACCACCACCTGCTTGTACGCGCTGATCCTCGCCTTGACGATGCTGCCCACTGACTGGGCGCACTACGACGGGCTGTTCCGGTTCCCCGACCTCGAGCCCTTCCAGATGCTCGGTCTCTGCGTCGTGCTCGCCCTGCCGGTTCTGCTGGTGCGCCGGCTGCCGACGGTCGTCTTCGCGGTGGTCCTGGGCGAAGCGGTCCTCGGCGACGCCTTCGGCGCGCGGCCCTTGATCGTGTTCGTCCTGCTCGTCGGCCTGGACTGGTACCTCGCCGTCCGGCGGCCCAGGGCCGCCGCCGTCGGCTCGGTCGCGGCCGTCGCGGCCGCGTTCCTCAACGACCTCCACGAACGCGAGCAGAACGTCGGCGACGCGGCCCAGTGGGCCGGGCAGTTCGCGTTGTGGTTCGCGGTCGCGTGGGTTTTCGGCGGGGTGTACCGCAAACGCCGTGAATACCTCGAAGCCCTGCGGGAGCAGACCGCGGCCCGCGTCGTCATGGCCGAGCGGCTGCGGATCGCCCGCGAGCTGCACGACAGCGTCGCGCACAGCATCGGGATCATCACGGTGCTGTCGGGAGCGGCGGCGCGGGTCGTGGAGACCAAGCCCGAGCAGACGCGGCAGGCGCTGACCGGCATCGAGACCACCAGCCGGGAGACTCTGCTCGAGCTGCAGCGCATGCTCGGGGCGCTCCGCCGCGCCAAGCCGGACGACGCCATGCCGCAGGCCGCTCCACTGGCGCCGGCCGGCAGCCTGGCCGACGTCCCGCAGCTCGCCGAACGCACGGCCGGCGCCGGGGTGCGGGTTCATGTGACCTGGCGGGGCGAGCGGCGTCCGCTGCCGCCGGAGATCGAGCTGTCGGCGTTCCGGATCGTCCAGGAGTCGGTGACGAACGTGGTGCGGCATTCCGGTGCGCGGACGTGCCGGGTCGCGGTCGGCTACGAGCCGACAGGAGTGACGATCGAGGTGGTGGACGACGGGGGCGACGGGGACGACGGTCTCGGCGGGCCCGGCCGTCCGAGGCTCCCGGCAGCGGCCGGCGGGAGCGGCTTCGGCCTGCTCGGCATGCGCGAGCGGGTGACGTTGCTGTCCGGCCAGTTCAGCGCGGGCCGGCGTCCGGAGGGCGGATTCCGGGTGGCTGCGAGGCTCCCGGCATGA